A region of Penaeus chinensis breed Huanghai No. 1 chromosome 38, ASM1920278v2, whole genome shotgun sequence DNA encodes the following proteins:
- the LOC125045891 gene encoding protein jim lovell-like isoform X1, which produces MGSFAEVARGARRMGEPRRCWLRWHNYSDSVTSALESLRYDEDFLDVTVACEGRTIRAHKLVLSACSAYFRKVLKDHPCDHPIIILDGLGWREVVALLHFMYCGEVVVEEEELPNLLSAASNLSVTGLTHVTMALASTQATGEEDTDEDYEDDEEEEEEEEKATKLPESTHVSKKEEAESEKDSSYESDAPPASKRQRRDSSSTQETSCTNKEPLEESQTSRRNSVSSKKENSSPPPVVTNGLTPTTQAGLAAIPVPSNPATDVREEKEEEKESTKVVPKEKKTVSKDKTKGKLMNGNNHIKEEMEEYLEEDFEGSRPENGDSDYMKNLADPEKSSGGSVTDSIAESATAPVTPPLSGGVNYTALITRGILPSVTNMKTDTILISPFALSDKIVQKVLLPAQPSTGASPSCTSPSSSTTSVTTPTATLSTNSQTDTSPSQPYIQPPLVSVQEVQATLEQYQRKLAFHEPRPCPTCKRMYRDAATLRTHMAIMHAEGREPFSCTCGALFRTKYDMYQHKKNGHR; this is translated from the exons ATGGGCTCCTTCGCCGAGGTGGCCAGAGGCGCCAGAAG GATGGGGGAGCCACGGAGGTGTTGGCTGCGGTGGCACAACTACAGTGATTCAGTGACGTCGGCGTTAGAGTCTCTCCGGTATGACGAGGACTTCTTGGACGTAACAGTGGCATGCGAGGGACGTACAATACGAGCCCACAAATTAGTGCTCTCTGCCTGTAGTGCTTACTTCAGAAAGGTGCTAAAG GACCATCCATGTGACCACCCCATAATTATTTTGGATGGTTTAGGATGGAGAGAGGTTGTGGCCTTATTACATTTCATGTATTGTGGAGAAGTTgtagtggaggaagaagagttaCCAAACCTTTTGAGTGCTGCGTCCAACTTAAGTGTGACTGGATTAACTCATGTTACCATGGCATTAGCAAGTACACAG GCAACCGGTGAAGAAGACACAGATGAAGactatgaagatgatgaagaggaagaagaggaagaggagaaagcaacAAAGTTACCAGAAAGCACCCATGTAtcaaagaaggaagaggcagagagtgaaAAAGATTCCTCGTATGAGAGCGACGCACCGCCTGCTTCTAAGAGGCAACGCAGAGACTCCAGCAGTACTCAGGAGACAAGTTGCACTAACAAGGAGCCGTTGGAAGAATCACAGACGAGTAGAAGAAATTCAGTTTCTTCTAAAAAAGAGAACTCAAGTCCGCCCCCAGTAGTGACCAATGGCTTGACTCCAACTACGCAAGCAGGCCTAGCAGCCATACCTGTCCCCAGTAACCCTGCCACTGATGTCAG agaagagaaagaagaggagaaggaaagtacGAAAGTTGTCcctaaagagaaaaagacagtcagcaaagacaaaacaaaagggaAGTTGATGAATGGCAACAACCATAtcaaggaggaaatggaagaatacTTAGAG gAGGACTTTGAAGGAAGCAGACCCGAAAATGGTGATTCAGATTACATGAAGAACTTGGCCGATCCCGAAAAGTCATCAGGCGGCTCAGTCACAGATAGCATAGCAGAGAGTGCAACGGCACCAGTGACACCTCCTTTAAGTGGTGGTGTTAATTATACTGCATTGATAACCAGAGGAATCTTGCCATCTGTTACGAACATGAAGACAGACAccatcctcatctccccctttg CACTAAGTGACAAAATAGTGCAGAAGGTCCTCCTCCCCGCACAGCCATCCACTGGAGCTTCCCCCTCTTGCACCTCACCCAGCTCAAGCACAACGTCTGTCACAACCCCTACCGCCACACTCAgcacaaacagtcagacagacacctCTCCGAGCCAGCCCTACATTCAACCGCCCTTGGTCTCTGTGCAGGAGGTCCAAGCTACACTAG AACAATACCAGCGGAAGCTTGCCTTTCATGAGCCAAGACCATGCCCGACGTGCAAGAGGATGTACCGAGATGCTGCCACCTTACGAACACACATGGCTATCATGCATGCTGAAG GCAGAGAACCTTTCTCATGCACATGTGGGGCATTGTTTCGTACAAAATATGACATGTACCAACACAAGAAGAATGGTCATCGATAA
- the LOC125045891 gene encoding protein jim lovell-like isoform X2 has protein sequence MGEPRRCWLRWHNYSDSVTSALESLRYDEDFLDVTVACEGRTIRAHKLVLSACSAYFRKVLKDHPCDHPIIILDGLGWREVVALLHFMYCGEVVVEEEELPNLLSAASNLSVTGLTHVTMALASTQATGEEDTDEDYEDDEEEEEEEEKATKLPESTHVSKKEEAESEKDSSYESDAPPASKRQRRDSSSTQETSCTNKEPLEESQTSRRNSVSSKKENSSPPPVVTNGLTPTTQAGLAAIPVPSNPATDVREEKEEEKESTKVVPKEKKTVSKDKTKGKLMNGNNHIKEEMEEYLEEDFEGSRPENGDSDYMKNLADPEKSSGGSVTDSIAESATAPVTPPLSGGVNYTALITRGILPSVTNMKTDTILISPFALSDKIVQKVLLPAQPSTGASPSCTSPSSSTTSVTTPTATLSTNSQTDTSPSQPYIQPPLVSVQEVQATLEQYQRKLAFHEPRPCPTCKRMYRDAATLRTHMAIMHAEGREPFSCTCGALFRTKYDMYQHKKNGHR, from the exons ATGGGGGAGCCACGGAGGTGTTGGCTGCGGTGGCACAACTACAGTGATTCAGTGACGTCGGCGTTAGAGTCTCTCCGGTATGACGAGGACTTCTTGGACGTAACAGTGGCATGCGAGGGACGTACAATACGAGCCCACAAATTAGTGCTCTCTGCCTGTAGTGCTTACTTCAGAAAGGTGCTAAAG GACCATCCATGTGACCACCCCATAATTATTTTGGATGGTTTAGGATGGAGAGAGGTTGTGGCCTTATTACATTTCATGTATTGTGGAGAAGTTgtagtggaggaagaagagttaCCAAACCTTTTGAGTGCTGCGTCCAACTTAAGTGTGACTGGATTAACTCATGTTACCATGGCATTAGCAAGTACACAG GCAACCGGTGAAGAAGACACAGATGAAGactatgaagatgatgaagaggaagaagaggaagaggagaaagcaacAAAGTTACCAGAAAGCACCCATGTAtcaaagaaggaagaggcagagagtgaaAAAGATTCCTCGTATGAGAGCGACGCACCGCCTGCTTCTAAGAGGCAACGCAGAGACTCCAGCAGTACTCAGGAGACAAGTTGCACTAACAAGGAGCCGTTGGAAGAATCACAGACGAGTAGAAGAAATTCAGTTTCTTCTAAAAAAGAGAACTCAAGTCCGCCCCCAGTAGTGACCAATGGCTTGACTCCAACTACGCAAGCAGGCCTAGCAGCCATACCTGTCCCCAGTAACCCTGCCACTGATGTCAG agaagagaaagaagaggagaaggaaagtacGAAAGTTGTCcctaaagagaaaaagacagtcagcaaagacaaaacaaaagggaAGTTGATGAATGGCAACAACCATAtcaaggaggaaatggaagaatacTTAGAG gAGGACTTTGAAGGAAGCAGACCCGAAAATGGTGATTCAGATTACATGAAGAACTTGGCCGATCCCGAAAAGTCATCAGGCGGCTCAGTCACAGATAGCATAGCAGAGAGTGCAACGGCACCAGTGACACCTCCTTTAAGTGGTGGTGTTAATTATACTGCATTGATAACCAGAGGAATCTTGCCATCTGTTACGAACATGAAGACAGACAccatcctcatctccccctttg CACTAAGTGACAAAATAGTGCAGAAGGTCCTCCTCCCCGCACAGCCATCCACTGGAGCTTCCCCCTCTTGCACCTCACCCAGCTCAAGCACAACGTCTGTCACAACCCCTACCGCCACACTCAgcacaaacagtcagacagacacctCTCCGAGCCAGCCCTACATTCAACCGCCCTTGGTCTCTGTGCAGGAGGTCCAAGCTACACTAG AACAATACCAGCGGAAGCTTGCCTTTCATGAGCCAAGACCATGCCCGACGTGCAAGAGGATGTACCGAGATGCTGCCACCTTACGAACACACATGGCTATCATGCATGCTGAAG GCAGAGAACCTTTCTCATGCACATGTGGGGCATTGTTTCGTACAAAATATGACATGTACCAACACAAGAAGAATGGTCATCGATAA